AGACGCGGGGAAAAGATGAGCATCGGCCGGCAGCTCAGGGGTGCGTGAAGTACGCCACGACGCCGACGTCTTCGACCTCGTCCAGCCGCGCGAACCCGACCCGCTCGAACTGGAGCAGGTCGTCCGTCTCGTAGTCGGCGACGCCGGGCTCGGCGACGCCCTCGACGTCGCCCTCCATCGTCCGCAGGCGGAGGTGTGGACCGTCGGCGGGCGCCCAGTGGACCACGTCGACGTCGCCCTCGCGGACCACGTCGATGTCGTCGCCGGTGTACTCGAAGGCGTCGCGGGTGTGACGGACGCAACCGTACCCCTTCAGCCAGACGCGCTCGCCGTGCTCCGGCAGGTCGTCGCCCTCGACGGCGACTACCCCCTCGACGGGGATCTCGCGGACGCCGCGGTCCTCGTGGTCGGGATGGACCGGCGGCTCGGCGACGTCGGGCCCGCCGACGACCTGGCGCTCGACGAGGCCGCCGACGTCGGGGTCGTCCCGGACGAAGAAGGCGCGGTCGGTCTCGTCGTCGATCAGCTCGCGGTTGTTCGCGTAGATGGAGGACATCGCGAGGTCGACGTTCGACGTCGAGGTGCCCAGCTCGACCATGGCGTCGGTGACGGCTTCGCCGCGGATGCCCCGCTTCTCGAGGCTGGCGACGGTGGGCGCGCGCGGGTCGTCCCAGCCGTCGAGGTCGCCCGCCTCGATGAGCTCCTTGATGCTGGAGGTGGACATCGGCACGTCGTAGGCGTCGACCTGGACGTGACCCCAGTGGATCACCTCGGGGTACTCCCAGCCGAAGTAGTCGTAGACGAACTGCTGGCGCTTCGCCGAGTCCTGCAGGTCGATGCCGCGGATGATGTGGCTGACGTCGAGCAGGTAGTCGTCGACGCCCGACTGGAAGTCGAGCATCGGCCAGCAGCGGTACTCGCTGGCTTCCTCGCGCGGATGCGGGGTATCGACCATCCGGAAGGCCACCCAGTCGCGCAGCGCGGGGTTCTTGTGCTCGATGTCGGTCTTGATCCGCAGGACCATTTCGCCGCTGTCGTACTCGCCCGCCACCATGTCCGCGAACTCCTCGCGGACGGTCTCCGAATCCTTGTCCCGGTGCGGGCAGGGCTCGGCGCCGTTCTTCAGTTCCGAGAACTCCTCGCCGGGACAGGAGCAGGTGTACGCGCCGCCGAGATCGATCAGCTCGCGGGCGTGCTCGTAGTAGGTCTCGACGCGGTCGCTGGCCTTCTCGACCTCTGCCGGCTCGAAGCCGAGGTAGTCGATGGCGTCGAGGATCTGGTCGTACGCCGCGAGGTCGGGCCGCTTGGTCTCGGGGTCGGTGTCGTCGAACCGGCAGACGAACTCGCCGTCGTACTCCTCGGCGTAGGTGCCGACCACCGCCGCCATCCGGGCGTGGCCGACGTGCCACGGGCCGTTGGGATTCGGGGCCACCCGCAGGCGGATCTGGTCGTACTCGTCGGCGTTCGGGAGGTCCGGCAGCGGGCCCTCGTCCTCTTCGTCCTCGCTCTCGATCTCCTCGAGCTCCTCGGGGGCCAGCTCGGCCAGTCGCTCCCGGCGCTCCTCGGCACCCATATCGTTGACGTCCTGGATCACCGGTGAGATGACGCCCGGCACCTCGTCGCCGTGCTCGCGAAGCTCCGGGTTCTCGCCCATCAGCGGGCCCATGATGGCCCCGACCTGCGCCTCGCTACCGTGCTTGACCGCGTTGATCAGGGCCGCGATCTCGGCGGCCTCGCGGGCCTGCTCGCGTAACTCCTCGTCCATTACCGTAGGCTGCGACCGGACGCCTCAAAACGGCGTCGGGTTTCGGGCGGTCGCGGTTTGCGCGCCCGACACCGGGCTCGCGTGTCGTTCGCTCTGCTCACTCCCGCTCGCTACAACGAGGTCGCTCGCTATCTCACGGGTCGCTCCTGCTCGCCGTAACGAGGCCTCCCTCCGGTCGGCCTCGCTATCTCACGGGTCGCTTCGCTCCCCGTTCGATTTGTCCGAGGTTTCTCGCTACGCTCGAAACCTCGCTAGTACTCCCGCTCGACGAGGTAGTCCGCGATGCCCTCCAGCAGGTCGCGGGCCTCGTTGTCGGGGAGGATCTGGAGGTTCTCCTTGCCGCTGGCGATCAGCTCGTGGGCGGTCTCGCGGGCGTAGTCGATGCTGCCAGCCTCTTCGAGCCGCTCGACGGCCGCGTCGATCTCGGCCTCGGTGACCGCCTCGACGGAGTCGGTGTCGACCAGCGAGTCGACGTCGACGCCCTGCTCGCGGGCGTGCAGCGTGATCAGCGTCTGCTTGTCCTCGACGAGGTCGGAGCCGCGCTGCTTGCCCAGCTTCTCGGACGGCGTGGTCAGGTCCAGCAGGTCGTCCTGGATCTGGAACGCGCGGCCGACGTCGAGCCCGTAGCCGTAGAGGGCGTCGGTCTCCTCGTCGGCGCCCAGAAGCTCCGCCGGGATGGCGGCGGAGGCGGCGTACAGCACCGCCGTCTTCAGCTCGACCATCTCGAGGTACTCGTCGGGCGTGACCGCGTCGCGGGACTCGAAGTCG
This genomic interval from Halomicrobium urmianum contains the following:
- a CDS encoding glutamate--tRNA ligase; the protein is MDEELREQAREAAEIAALINAVKHGSEAQVGAIMGPLMGENPELREHGDEVPGVISPVIQDVNDMGAEERRERLAELAPEELEEIESEDEEDEGPLPDLPNADEYDQIRLRVAPNPNGPWHVGHARMAAVVGTYAEEYDGEFVCRFDDTDPETKRPDLAAYDQILDAIDYLGFEPAEVEKASDRVETYYEHARELIDLGGAYTCSCPGEEFSELKNGAEPCPHRDKDSETVREEFADMVAGEYDSGEMVLRIKTDIEHKNPALRDWVAFRMVDTPHPREEASEYRCWPMLDFQSGVDDYLLDVSHIIRGIDLQDSAKRQQFVYDYFGWEYPEVIHWGHVQVDAYDVPMSTSSIKELIEAGDLDGWDDPRAPTVASLEKRGIRGEAVTDAMVELGTSTSNVDLAMSSIYANNRELIDDETDRAFFVRDDPDVGGLVERQVVGGPDVAEPPVHPDHEDRGVREIPVEGVVAVEGDDLPEHGERVWLKGYGCVRHTRDAFEYTGDDIDVVREGDVDVVHWAPADGPHLRLRTMEGDVEGVAEPGVADYETDDLLQFERVGFARLDEVEDVGVVAYFTHP